Within Paenibacillus sp. RUD330, the genomic segment GCTCTGCAAAAGCTCTACCCCCAGTTCGAGTCTGGGTGGCGCCTCCATATTATCTAACGTGTGCCCTTAGCTCAGCTGGATAGAGCATTTGACTACGAATCAAAAGGTCAGGAGTTCGAATCTCTTAGGGCACGCCATTTTATCTCCCTTTAAAATGAAGTTTGATTCCTCTGCCTCTTGAATTTATAGAGTGAAGAGGAAATTTTATATATGCTGGTGTGGCGGAATGGCAGACGCGGCGGACTCAAAATCCGCTTCCGGAGACGGAGTGGGGGTTCGAGTCCCTTCACCAGCATTCAAAAAGGCTTGTAGAGTCGCTTATGCGGTTCTGCAAGCCTTTTTCTTTCGCATCCATTTCAAAGAAATATCAAAAGTTGGAATTCAGCCAAAGCCTGAGATGTTCCCGAATTTCTTCCCTATTCGATTCTTGTATAGCCTCATGACGGACATCGGGGTAAAGCTTCATCGTGACGTCGCTCATCCCGGCATCCAAAAAAGCTTGAAACGTACGTTCAACGCCTTTGCCATATTGGCCGACGGGATCATCGGCGCCGGAAAAGAAATATACAGGCATGGATTTGTTCATTTTAGCTATATGCTTTCGATTTTGAATGTAGGGAATTCCGGTTGCAATCAAGCTGCTGAAAAATCCGACGGAAGGGATGAATCCGCAATAGGGATCCGCTATATAACGGTCCACGTTGCCTTCATCTACCGAAAGCCAGTCATGACGGGTTCGATTGGGCTTGAATTTCTTGTTGTAGGAACCGAAAATGATTTTGTTCAACAATTCGGAGCGGGCATGTTCCCCTCTGAGCATCATCTCAAGCCGAATCAAGGTTTGGCCTGCCGTCAGCGCAAGGGCAGGATTCCAGGCTGTTCCGCTCAACATGCAAGCCTGCCATATGTCCGGAGCATCGATCAGGCAGGTTCTCGCGAGAAAGGATCCCATGCTGTGACCGAATAATAGGAGGGGCAGCTCTGGAAACCGATCCTTCGCATGAAGCGCAATTTCCTGAAGGTCCATGGAAGCCTCCTGCCATCCTCCTGAAGCCGGCATATGGCCTAAATCGCCTGCTCCTGCAGATAGACCATGACCGATGTGGTCATGACCGATAAGGATGTATCCATCCTGGGCCATCTCCCGTGCGAAAGAGTCATACCTTGCGACGTGTTCGGCCATGCCATGGCTTACTTGGATGATGGCTCTGGCTGTCCCGGACGGACGCCATTCCATCACATGGAGTCTTTTCGGTTTTGTTGAGGAATCAATAAAATAGGAAGCATGGTCGACGCTGGACTCCATAGCTGCACCCCTTCACCTGGATATAGCTCTTCTTCTTTATAGTATAAACCTGAATCCATTAAATATGGACCTCTGAATTCGACCGTTTCAGCCTTGTCTTAAGCAGGTCGCATCTCTTCCCAATTCCAGGACGGAGACCCTCCCCGACCTGAGTCCAGGTATAGAAACGTTCGCAAGTCCGTTTTGAACTTTGCGGGGATGGCCTAAAATAAGGACATAAGCAAGAGAGCATATACGCGAATCGAAAGGCGGTGGCAATCAGAGATGAAACGCAATTCAACGGTAGGCATCATTTTGGTTGTGGCGGGCGCATTGCTGGCCATGAAATTTCTCGGATTGGGTCATTTGATCAGTTGGGCCGTATCCTTGATCTTCCCTCTTATTGTTCTGGGACTTGGAGTCATCGGCTGGAGGAACGGCAACCGGATTGTAGGCGGAGTTCTTCTCTTCGTCGGAGCCATTTGGCTGCTTGGAAAATTAACGCCTCTGATCATGCTGCTGTTCGCAGTCGGACTGATCGTATGGGGAGTCTCCCTCTTTAAAGGTAAAAGGCTTCATTAAACGAAGGAAAGAGAGCAACCGGTTGGAGGAGGACAAATATGAGTATTATCCGCAGAGTCAGAGACATAACAATCGCAACGCTGAACGAGCATTTGGAGAAAGCGGAAGATCCGGTACGGCTGATCGACCAGTTCCTGTGGTCGACACGGGAAGAGATCATTCAATCGGAGCGTCTGTACCAGCAGTATTCATCCCATAACCAGCAATTGAAAATGCAATGGCTCACCGCTGAGCAGCAGAAGGAAAAGCGGGAGCAGCAAGCCGTCACCGCGCTCAAAGCCGGCGAAGAGCAGCTGGCCCGCATAGCTCTTCATGAGAAAGCATCCGCAGAGGAACGCGCCAGACAGTATCGCGATCTGTACGAGCAAGGCCGCCAGAGCGTGGAAGACCTCGAAAGAAATCTTCAGGAGATGAGAAGCGAGTACCAGATCGTCTATGACAAGCGAGAGTACTATTCGGCTCGCATGGAGTCCCTGAAGCTGCAGCAGCGAATGAACGCCCGTTACACAGGAGCCGTTTCCGGCCAGCCCGGCGGCAAACCGGACGGTATGTTCCGCAGGCTCGACGACCGGATTACGGATATGGAGCATGAAGCGCGCAGCCTCAGGGATCTTCGCAGCGAAGGTACCGCAGGTCATGGTGGAAATTCTTCCTATCAATCGGCGGTAGAAATGGAATTGGAACAGCTGAAGAGAAAGCTGGGACAAGGAGGAACCTAACATCATGAAGCAATTATTTCGCTCCAGACGCAAAAAAGTTCTGTTCGGATTATGCGGCGGGCTGTCGGATTACTTCAATGTGGATGCCAATCTGCTTCGTATCCTGACGATCATCCTTGCCGTCTGCACAAGCGGCGCTGCCATTGTCATCTATATCCTGGCGGCGCTGGTAATTCCGAAGGAGCATGACTATAACCAGTTTCCTCCAGGAAACTTCGGGTCGTATCAGGATGGACGGGGCGGCGACTTCTACGAAGGGCACAACGATCCGAGCCGCACCGGATTCGGTCAAGGCGCAGGAGGCGGCCAGCATGGCGGCCCGTACCGCAACCCTCCGCAATACCAGGAAGGTCCGGCAACGGCAGGATGGCAGTCCGACAGCAACCGCCAGGCAGACTTGGACAAGATGATGGATGACCTGGAGAAGAAAGCTCTGCGCAACGAGCTGGAAGAACTGAAAGCCAAACTTTCGAAGTATGAGAAGGGAGAATAACAACATGGGTATTTTCAAACGCCTGAAAGATATTACAAAAGCTTCGATGCACGAGGCGCTGGATAAAATGGAAGATCCGGTCGTTATGCTGAACCAATACCTCCGCGACATGGAGCAGGAAATCCACCAGGCCGAGGTTACGGTAGCCAAGCAAATGGCCAACGAGCGCCGCATGCAGCAGCGCTTCGACGAAGCGGCAAGAAGCGCCTCGGATCGTGACAGCAAAGCGGAAACGGCGCTTCGTTCCGGCCAGGAGGATCTTGCCCGCAAGCTTCTGGAAGAGAAGCTGTATTTCGAGGAGAAAGTGCAAGAATACAGCCAGCTTCATCTGGAAGCGAAGAGCCAGGCCGACGAGCTGAAGCAGCAGCTGTACGGCATGAAGGACGAGTATTACCAGCTCCGCAACAAACGCAACGAGCTGGCCGCCCGCGCTCAAATGGCCAAGGCCAAAAAGCAGATGTCGCAGGCTTCGGCCAATGTCGGCTCCCTCGATACTGGCACTGCATCCCGCGGCTTCGGCCGCATGGAAGAAAAGATCATGCAGATGGAAGCCGAAGCCGACGTTCTCCGCAGACCTTACGGAAGCGGCTATAAAGCGGAGGGAGCTGCCTCCATCCGTCCGGAGAACCAGCTGAAGGTTGAAGAACAGCTGCAGCAGCTCAAAAACAAGCTGAATCCTCCTCAGGCAGCCGCTGCACAAGAAGACGCAGCGAATTAAGCTTTGCTTTCGCAAGCCTCGGACATGGCGGCGCAGCCGCCTGGTTCCGAGGCTTGTTTGCTTGCAGCGGAGGAACGCTTGAACCGTTGGCGCCGGACAGGTAAAGTAGAGAGAGAAAGAAGGGGGAGTATCGCTGTGGCTGCCAAAAAGCCTCCAGGAAAGGGTCAGGGACCTACAAAGAAAAACGTTCTTGAAACGGTACTGTGGCTGCTTATCATCCTTGGACTGCTGCTCATCGTGCTGCAAGGAACCGGATATGTCGAATTTTTTGCCATACAAGGAAAAGGGGCGTTGTACGGGCTGGCGGTCATCGCGGCTGCGCTCGCAGGGGCTGTGCTGAACAGCTACCTCCAGACGTCCAAGCTTAGAGAAGCTCTGCGCAAGCTGAACCAGCAGCAGAGCAGGCGCAAATCGATCACGATTCCCCATTCTCCCGAGGAAGAGGGATCACGCCCTGAAGAAACCGAGGAGCAGGAGGAGTGGCGGGAGCAGGTCAAGTTCACCGCTGTCATCGAAGAGCGGCAGCGCTTGGCTCGCGAGCTGCATGACGCCGTGAGCCAGCAGCTGTTCGCCATCTCCATGACCGCAACGGCTGTAAGCCGGACGATTGAAAAGGATTGGGAGCGTGCGCGCAGGCAGGTGCAGCTGATCGAGGAGATGGCGGCCGTGGCCCAATCCGAAATGAGAGCGCTTCTGCTGCATTTGCGTCCTGTTCATTTGGACGGCAAAAACTTGGCCCAGGCGCTTGAACGGCTGGTCGGGGAGCTGAAAGCAAAAGTCCCGATGGACATTACGGTTGATGTGGATCCGACCATTCTGTTCCGTCCCAGCGCAGAGGACCATTTGTTCCGGATCGCCCAAGAGGCGTTGTCTAACGCCCTGCGCCACGCCAAGGCCAGCAAGATGGTCATGAGGCTGGAGCGGGATGGAGCCAAAGCCAAGCTGAGCTTCGCCGATAACGGCGTCGGCTTCGATCTGGAAGAAAAGAAACAGGCCTCCTACGGCCTGCTGACGATGGAAGAGCGGATTCATGAGCTTGGCGGCAACATACAAATTCATACGGCTCCGGGCGAAGGAACGGCCATTGAGATGTGGCTTCCCCTGGAAGACGGAAAGGGCGGATTCTAACCATGAGCATGCCGGAACGAATGGAGCGGGACAGCGGAATGGCAAGGCCGATCAAGGTGCTGCTTGTAGACGACCATGAGATGGTTCGGATCGGTCTTGCAGCGGTGCTCGATACGGAAGAAGGCATCGAGGTTGTGGGAGAGGCCGGAAACGGAACCGAAGGAATCAGGCTGGCTACCGCCTACACCCCGGATGTCGTGCTGATGGATCTGGTCATGGAAGAGATGGACGGAGTCGAAACGACCCGGAGGCTGATGGAGATCATGCCGGAGTGCAAGGTCATCGTGCTTACGAGCTATCTCGACGACAGCAAGATGTATCCCGTGATCGAAGCGGGAGCGTTCAGCTACCTGCTCAAAACTTCCCGGGCAAGCGAAATAGCCGAAGCGATCCGCGCCGCGGCTAGAGGACAATCCGTGCTGGAATCCCAGGTGGCAGCCAAAATGATGAGCAGGCTCCGTCAACCCAAGCAGCCCGTCCAAAAACCGCCTCATGAAGATCTTACCGAGCGGGAAATGGACGTGCTCATGCTGGTCGCGCAGGGCTTGTCCAACCAGGATATAGCCGACAAGCTGTTCATCAGCATCAAGACCGTCAAATTCCATGTGACCAATGTGCTCAACAAGCTCGGCGTAGAGGATCGCACGCAGGCGGCAATATATGCGCACAAGCATGATCTGGCCGTGGATTGAGAACTTGGCACGAGGCCTTGAAGGAGCCTAGGCCAGGCAGCTGAATGACGAGACCGGATGATGCGTCATCCCATCGAGAATTCCGTCCTCGTTATAGGTTCCCGCCGAAGGCAGATTGGAATGGTCGATAAGGGATGCCGCAGGCTGCGCTTCGAATGAGGCGAGCAGCTGGTCGGCGTAAGGAAGCAGTCCTTCCGACGAGAACAGGGCTCGAAGCACCGCATCGGGGCGGTTCTCAAGCTGCTGGTTGAGGGCGACGGGGTTGACCTTCCATTCACCTTGCCTGTTCATGTCCAACCCGGCATGACATGCGGCAGGATGGGATCGCATGGAGCGCAGGTCGGTCTCGATGGAAGGGTTGAGGCCAGGTCTGCAGCGGAAATAAAGCAGCTCCAAATCGTTCCATCGTTCCGCGAGCTCATAAACGGTATCGGCGAGTCCCGAGAGGTCAATTCCCGCCGCTCCGTCGCTCAGCAGCTGCAGGCGCCGGCGGCGCATGTCCTGGATGAAGGGGCGCAGCCGGCTTGCAGCCTGGAGCCAGGATGCAGTCAGGCGGAAGTCGGAGAAGAACCGGGTTGTCATGCCATCCATGGCATAGTCGGACAGGCCGGCATCTTCCCGCTCTCGAGCGGCTGGGGCGACGGGCACTGTCGGCGCTACTTTTTCCACATGGAAGATGCGGTTCATTCGACGCAAAGGACCTATCATCAGGAAGCCTCCCTCAGGCTGGAATTGAAATCCATTACCCCAATATGCTCCATAGAGAAACAGCCTGCCGAAGCTTCCTGTCCCGGAAACGTCAGCGGGCTGTTCGACTACCGCCGGATGGTCAGATCAACAGCAGGAGAAAGGCGAGGAAAGCGAGGTCGACGCCGACCGCAGCGCCGTATCCGTATCCGTAGGGACCGCCGCCATAGGAATCAGGGCC encodes:
- a CDS encoding alpha/beta hydrolase; the protein is MESSVDHASYFIDSSTKPKRLHVMEWRPSGTARAIIQVSHGMAEHVARYDSFAREMAQDGYILIGHDHIGHGLSAGAGDLGHMPASGGWQEASMDLQEIALHAKDRFPELPLLLFGHSMGSFLARTCLIDAPDIWQACMLSGTAWNPALALTAGQTLIRLEMMLRGEHARSELLNKIIFGSYNKKFKPNRTRHDWLSVDEGNVDRYIADPYCGFIPSVGFFSSLIATGIPYIQNRKHIAKMNKSMPVYFFSGADDPVGQYGKGVERTFQAFLDAGMSDVTMKLYPDVRHEAIQESNREEIREHLRLWLNSNF
- a CDS encoding PspA/IM30 family protein, which produces MSIIRRVRDITIATLNEHLEKAEDPVRLIDQFLWSTREEIIQSERLYQQYSSHNQQLKMQWLTAEQQKEKREQQAVTALKAGEEQLARIALHEKASAEERARQYRDLYEQGRQSVEDLERNLQEMRSEYQIVYDKREYYSARMESLKLQQRMNARYTGAVSGQPGGKPDGMFRRLDDRITDMEHEARSLRDLRSEGTAGHGGNSSYQSAVEMELEQLKRKLGQGGT
- a CDS encoding PspC domain-containing protein, which produces MKQLFRSRRKKVLFGLCGGLSDYFNVDANLLRILTIILAVCTSGAAIVIYILAALVIPKEHDYNQFPPGNFGSYQDGRGGDFYEGHNDPSRTGFGQGAGGGQHGGPYRNPPQYQEGPATAGWQSDSNRQADLDKMMDDLEKKALRNELEELKAKLSKYEKGE
- a CDS encoding PspA/IM30 family protein produces the protein MGIFKRLKDITKASMHEALDKMEDPVVMLNQYLRDMEQEIHQAEVTVAKQMANERRMQQRFDEAARSASDRDSKAETALRSGQEDLARKLLEEKLYFEEKVQEYSQLHLEAKSQADELKQQLYGMKDEYYQLRNKRNELAARAQMAKAKKQMSQASANVGSLDTGTASRGFGRMEEKIMQMEAEADVLRRPYGSGYKAEGAASIRPENQLKVEEQLQQLKNKLNPPQAAAAQEDAAN
- a CDS encoding sensor histidine kinase, producing MAAKKPPGKGQGPTKKNVLETVLWLLIILGLLLIVLQGTGYVEFFAIQGKGALYGLAVIAAALAGAVLNSYLQTSKLREALRKLNQQQSRRKSITIPHSPEEEGSRPEETEEQEEWREQVKFTAVIEERQRLARELHDAVSQQLFAISMTATAVSRTIEKDWERARRQVQLIEEMAAVAQSEMRALLLHLRPVHLDGKNLAQALERLVGELKAKVPMDITVDVDPTILFRPSAEDHLFRIAQEALSNALRHAKASKMVMRLERDGAKAKLSFADNGVGFDLEEKKQASYGLLTMEERIHELGGNIQIHTAPGEGTAIEMWLPLEDGKGGF
- a CDS encoding response regulator transcription factor, with amino-acid sequence MERDSGMARPIKVLLVDDHEMVRIGLAAVLDTEEGIEVVGEAGNGTEGIRLATAYTPDVVLMDLVMEEMDGVETTRRLMEIMPECKVIVLTSYLDDSKMYPVIEAGAFSYLLKTSRASEIAEAIRAAARGQSVLESQVAAKMMSRLRQPKQPVQKPPHEDLTEREMDVLMLVAQGLSNQDIADKLFISIKTVKFHVTNVLNKLGVEDRTQAAIYAHKHDLAVD